GCCCGGAGGACTGAGGACCATGGACCCCTACCGCCTCGGACTGGTCGCCACCCGCATCCACTATTTCCAGCTCGTGGCGCGGCTTGGATCGATCCGCCAGGCGGCCTTGGCGCTGAACGTCGCCCCCTCCTCCGTCAGCCGCATTCTCCGGCAGCTGGAGGAGGAGCTCGGCACGCCACTCTTCGAACGCGTTCGCCAGCGCCTCAAGCTGACGAGCGCGGGCGAACTCCTTCTCTACCACGCCCGCATTTCGCTCTCCGAACTCAACCGCGCCTGCAACGAGATCAACGATCTCCACGGCCTGCATCGCGGCACGGTTTCCGTCGCCATCGTCGAAAGCGTGGCCCGTGGCCTGATGCCGTCAGCGCTCGAGGCCTTCTGGAACCGTCATCCGGCGATCACCGTCGATATCAAGGTCATGGGATCGCAGCAGGCCGCCAACGCCGTGTCCGACGGAGAATGCGACCTTGCCGTCGTCTTCGACATCCGCGTGCCGCGCACCGTGCGCCGTATCGCAACGGCATCGCTTCCGCTCGGCGTCCTGGCCCTACCCGGCGGCGAGATGGCGAAACGCACCGAACTCAAGCTGTTCGACCTCGCCAACGAGCGCGTCATCCTGTCCGACTCCAGCCTGACGCTCGGCTCCTCCGTGGAAGAGGCCTTCAATCGCTCGCTGGTCGATCTTTCCCGCCGCTCGCGCACCAATTCCATCGGCCTGATGGTCGATCTCGCCAAGCGCAATCTCGGCAGGGTGTTGCAGACCCGCGTCGGCGTCGAACAGGAACTTAGCGAGGGAACCCTGAAATTCGTGCCGCTGGTCGATAGCCGCCTGCCGCCGCGCAAGCTCATGCTGCTGTCCCGCTCGGAAAAGGAAATGTCGGATGCGGCGTCCGCTCTCGGAAAGCTGCTGGAACAGGCGATTGACCGCATGGTTCATGCGCCCGCCCCTACTCCGGCATCGTAGATGTTGCATTCAACGCAACGATATCGTCAAAAATTGCCGTCTATTCGAAACATCTCGGTTTTGCGAACCTCACCTCGAAATGAGGGCAAGCCATGAAACAATCATCCGTTGACGCCGTGATCCGCGGCCTCAAGAAGGCGGGCGTCAGCATCGTCTGCTATCTCCCCGATTCCCTGTTCAAGGAACTTTACCCGGCGCTCGACGCCGATCCCGATATCCGCACAATCCGCGTGACCAACGAAGGCGAAGGAGCCGCGATCTGCGGCGGCGTCTTCCTTTCCGGCAAGCGCGCGGCGCTGATCATGGAAAACTCCGGCCTCCGGGCTTCCGTCGAGCCGCTCGCCCGCATGGGCCTCGGCGCCGGCATCCCGGTCGTCATGCTGATGAGCTATCGCGGCGAACTCGGCGAAAACAACTGGTGGGCCATTCCCCACGGCATCACCATGGAACCGGTGCTCGACGCACTGCGCATCCCCTACCGGGTCGTGCGCGAGGAAGAGCAGATCGAGCAGTCGATCGTCGACGCCTACAACTGGTCCTACAACGCCTATTACCACTCGGCCATCGCGCTCGGGGGAGCATCGTCCGATGAAACGTTTCGACTGCATGAAGCTTCTCGCAGAGCGCCTGAAGGACGAACTGGTCATCCTCTCGCTCGGCGCCTCCGTCGATGAATGGTACAACGCAGCGCCCCACATGCGCGCGGCGAGCCTGTTCCAGCAGCAGCTCGGCTGCGTCACGCCGCAGGCCTTCGGCCTCGCTGCAGGCCTTCCCCATCGCCGCATCGTCTCGCTCGATACCGACGGCGGCATGATGTTCAATCTCGGTATCCTCGCTACTCTCGGCAACGAACAGCCGAAGAACCTCTTCGTCGTCGTCTGGGATAACGAGTGCTACCAGTCGATCGGCGGCCCGCCGACCCACACCGCCTTCGGCCGCGTCGATATCGCCGCGATCGCCCGCGGCGCCGGCGTCGACAATGCCTATACCGCCCGCACGCTCGAGGAATTCGAAGCCCATTGCGAGGCCGGCCTGAAAGCCGATGTTCCCTACATCGTCGTCGCCAAGGTCGCCGGCACCGTCCAGCCCGATATCAAGCGCAAGCATTCGGACGGCCGCGAGGACAAGTACATCTTCGTCCGCCATGTCGAAGCCACCGAAGGCATCGTCATCATGGGGCCGAGCGAGCACAACTGAGTGGAATGATGAACTTGCAGGCCCGCAGCTCTTGCAGGGGAAAACGGCCCCTCACCCTGACCCTCTCCCCGCAGGCGGGGAGAGGGAACGGAAGCGTTGCGCGGCAATCGTCCTTCTCCCCGCCTGCGGGGAGAAGGTCCCGGCAGGGGGATGAGGGGCACGGTCGAGCATGAATATTCTGAACTCAAAACCCCTCGCCAGATCCTATGACTACATCGTCATAGGCTCAGGCTCCGGCGGTTCGCCGGTGGTGCGCCGCCTGATCGACGGCACGGACGCCACCGTGCTGCTGATCGAAGCCGGAGAACCCGGTATCGGCGTCGCGGAGATCGACGACCCACGCGAATGGGTACCGCTTGGGCGGAGCCGCTGGGACTGGGGTTACAGCTATACCCCCACGCCCCGCGTCAACGGCCGGACCATCGGCATCCCTCGCGGCAAGGCGCTCGGCGGCTCGTCCGCCATCAATGCCCTCATGTGGTATCGCGGCAATCCGCTCGATTACGACGCTTGGCAACAGGCCGGTTGCGACGGCTGGTCCTTTGCCGACTGCCTGCCTTTCTTCAGGAAGGCCGAGGACTGGGAAGGCGGCGAGACCGCCCTTCGCGGCACCGGCGGTCCGCTCCGGATCACCACCAGCCGGAAGCTGCACCCCGTCGCACAGGCCATGCTCGACGGCTCGCCCGAACTCGGCATTCCGGTGATCGCCGATCCGAATGGCGAGACCAACGAGGGCGCCTGCCCCTCCAACTTCAACATCGTCGACGGCAAGCGCTGGAGTTCGGCGAACGGCTATCTCCTGCCCGTTCTGGACAACAAGCGCCTGACCGTGCTCACCGGTTCCCATGCCATCGGCCTTGTCGTCGAAGGCGGCCGCTGCACCGGCGTGCGCCATCTCATCGACGGCAAGCCCGTCGAAACCCGCGCCACGACACAGGTCGTGCTGGCGGCAGGCGCCATCGACACGCCGCGCCTGCTGATGCTCTCCGGCATCGGCGATCCGGCCGAACTGAAACGCCTTGGCATTCCGCTCGTTCATGCCCTTCCCGGCGTCGGCCGAAACCTGCAGGATCACCCGCTGGTGCAGGCCTGCGTCTTCCGCTCGAAGGTGCCCATGGGCGAAAAGCTCGACAATGGCGGCGGCACCATGCTGAACTGGAAATCGCGGCCGGATCTCGTCCAGCCCGACGTCCATTCCTTCCCCGTTCAGGGCAACAGCGCCGAACCGCGCCTGCGCGAACTCTACGACATGTCGGGAGACGTCTTCTCGCTCGGCGCGGGCCTGATGCATTCGAAAAGCGTCGGCTACCTGAAGATGCTCTCCGCCGATCCCTTCGGCCCGCTGGACATCCAGCCCAACTATCTCGCCGAAGCTTCCGATCTCGAGGCGCTCGTCTCGGCGGTCTACACCATCATGGACCTCGCCCAGACCTCTGCCTTCGCCGATCTCTTCGCCGGATTTGCCGCACCGGACCGCAAGCTCTCCCGCAAGGAAGCCGTCGAGTTCGTCCGTAACGGTTGCTCGACCTTCTTCCATACATCGGGAACGGCAAAGATGGGCAAGGACGACATGGCCGTCGTCGATGCCCGCCTGAAGGTCCACGGATTGGAAGGCCTGACGATCTCGGATGCCTCGGTGATCCCGGTGATCCCGACCTGCAACACCCACGCCCCCGTCACCATGATCGGTGAACGCGCCGCCGCCTTCCTGATGGAAGCGGCCTGAAACTTGCTTTCGTTCCGCGATGGCGCGGAAGAAAACGGAGATGACATGACTTCGAGCGGAATGATCCTGGCTGGTGACTATCTTCTCACCATGGATGACGAAAACAGCGTCATCACCAAGGGTGCCGTGGCGATTGAAGACGGCCGCATCCTCGCCGTCGGCCCGCTGGACGAGATCAGCGCCGCCTATCCGGCCTTTGCGCTGAAACGGCTGGAAAACACCGTTCTCATGCCGGGCCTCATCAACGCCCATGCCCATTCCGGCTTCCTGCGCGGGACCGCCGAACACATGGCGGTGTGGGACTGGCTGACCATGCATATCAACCCCATGCACCGCATGCTGCAACCGCGTGAGGCGGAGGCTGCCTCCTTCCTCTGCTACGCCGAATCCGCACTCGCCGGCACCACGACGGTCGTCGACATGTGGCGCTACATGGATGGCAGCGCCCGCGCCGCCGAAGCCATCGGCACGCGCCTCGTCGCCGTCCCCTATGTCGGAGAACACCCCGACTACGATTATTTCGACACGCTCGACATGAACGAAGCCATGATCGAGAAGTGGCATCGCAAGGCCAATGGCCGGATCAATGTCTGGGTCGGGCTGGAACATCTCTTCTACGCCGACAAGGATGGCCAGAGCCGCGCCATCGAAATGGCGAACCGCCACAATACCGGTTTCCACACTCATTGCTCGGAAGCCGAAATCGAGGTCGCCGAATTCATCGAGCGATACGGCAAGCGCCCGATGTTCGCCCTGAAGGATCTCGGCTTCTTCGAAACCCCGCGCACCATGCTCGCCCACGCTGTCTGGCTCGATCCTTCCGAGGTCGAGCTGATTGCCCGGCATCGTGTCTCCATCGCCCACAATCCCGTTTCCAACATGAAGCTCGCCTCGGGCATCGCGCCCATCGCCGACATGCTGGCGCTTGGCGTGCCTGTCGGCCTCGGCACCGATGGCGAGAAGGAAAACAACAACTTCGACATGTTCGAGGAAATGAAGACCGCCTCGCTGCTCGGCAAGCTCCGTCATCGTGACGCCGCCGCGATGGACAGCTGGCAGTGCCTGCGCATGGCCACCATCCTCGGCGCGAAGGCCATCGGCCTCGATCACGAGATCGGCTCCCTTGAGGCCGGCAAGCGGGCCGACATCATCGCCGTCCGGACCGACACGCCGCGCATGACGCCACTCTTCGGCGAAGGCCCCTACTTCAACCTGCAGCACAATCTGGTCCATGCCGTGCGCGGCGGCGATGTCTCCATGACCATGGTCGACGGCCAGATCATCGTGGAAGACGGCGAACTCGAAACCGCCGACATCCACACCATCATCGGCGACATCCACAAGCTGGCCCCCGGCCATTTCGCCCGTCGCGCCGAATGGCTTGCGGAAAACCAGGGCGGCACCATGCAATGGACCAAGAAGGAAGGGGCCGCGGCATGAAGACCACCGATCAGGTCGCGCTCAACGACTGGTATGCCATCGCGACCGCGAGCGAACTGACGGCTCAACCCGTCACGACCCGCCTGCTCGGGCAGGATATCGAATACCGGATCGCGGAAAGCGGCTCGCCGCTGGTGCGCGAAATTCTCGATGACGGCGCGCGCGGCCCGGCTCTTCCGGTGCAGGTTCGCTATGGCTGTCTCTTCACCTCGCTCGGCACCCCGGTGAAGGACATCGTCCACATCGAGGAAGCGGAAGAGGAAGACCGCCGCTTCGTTCCCTGCGGCTGGGTCACCATGCGCGCCTCGGGTCTGCGCGTGGTCGAGAATTTCCTCGACATGGCGCATTTCCCCTTCGTCCACACCGATATTCTCGGCTCCGAACCCCATACCGAAGTCCCGACCTACCAGAGCGAAATCCGCCGCGAGGTGGACGAGGTCTGGGCCACCAACTGCACCTTCTTCCAGCCGCGCATCGCCGCCACCGAAGACAAGGGCGACTTCGTGCACCTGACCTACCGGGTGCCCTCCCCCTTCGTCGTCATGCTCTACCGCGTCTGCCCGACCTCGCCGAACCGGCTGGACGCCATCGCCCTCTTCATCCAGCCGATGGAGGAAGGCCTCTGCCGGGCGCAGCCGGTGATGTATCTGGTCGACAGCACATCATCCCACAAGGCGCTCCTGAACTTCGAACAGGTCATCTTCCTGCAGGACCGCATCATCGTGGAAAACCAGCGCCCCCTGCTGCTGCCGCTCGAACCGCGCGCCGAAATCCCCACCCGCGCCGATTCATCCTCCATCGCCTATCGCCGCTGGCTGAAGGAAAAAGGCGTCCGCTTCGGAACCACCGCCGGGGCGGCGTGATGAAAAGGTCGCCCCCATCGTCCTTCTCCCCGCTTGCGGGGAGAAGGTGGCGGCAGCCGGATGAGGGGCTGCACGCACGTCACATGGCATTGATCGACGGAGAGGGAGAGCCCCTCACCCCAACCCTCTCCCCGCAAGCGGGGAGAGGGAGACACCGGACAGAGAGGCCTAACCGCAATCTCCATCGGGAGAGATCAGCATGCGCATCCTGACGCCCGCCTCCCCCGAACAAGCCCTCTCCCTCGCCGCCTCCCATCCCGGCACCTTCCGCTTCGTCGCCGGCGGCACGGCACTCCAGCTCGAATGGGCAAAGGGCCTGCCGAAACCGGAAGCGATGATAAACCTCTCGCGCCTTCCCGGCATGAGCGGCATCGAGACCAGCCCGCAAGGCATCCGCATCGGCGCGCTTGCCAGCCTGAACAACCTGATCGCCGCTCCCGCCATCGCATCCGGCCTCCCCCTGCTGCATGCGGCCCTCAAGGTCGTCGCCGGTCCCTCGGTGCGCAATCTCGCCACCATCGGCGGCAACATCGCCGGCCGCACCGGATGCCTGCTGCCCGCCCTTCTCACGCTCGATGCCGGACTGGAAATCGCGACACCGTCGGGTCCGGCAATTCTCTCCCTTGAAGACTGGCTCGCCCGCCCCGCCGACCCGCTTGCCTTCCTCGCCGCCGTGCATATCGCCCCGCAGGATGCCGCCGACCGCCACGTCTTCCGCAAGACCGGCCTTCGCGCCGCCTTCACGCCGAGCGTCATCAACGCCGCCGCCCGGCTGACCGTTGCAAACGGCGTCGTCTCGCAGGCACGCCTTGCAGTCGGCGGCGGCGTCGTTCCGCCCGCCCGCCTGAAGACCGCCGAAACCCTGCTGAGCGGCCAACCGCTCGCCCATATCGACTGGACCGCCCTGCACGCCTGCCTTCTCGACACGATCATCGCTCCCGATGACGACTTCCGCACCGGCGCCTATCGCCGCCGTGTCGCCGCCAACGCCATCGTTCACGGCCTCGGCGGCCGGCTGCCGGGACGCAGCCTGTTTCCCGCCGCCCGCCCGCTGGAACCAGCGGAAGGTCTCGCCGACGAAACCGAACTCTCCCATGCTCTGGAACCCGCGCGCTGGCATGTCCGCCCGGATGCCCGGCCAAAAATCCGGGGCGAGATGGCCTATCTCACCGACCGGCGGGAAGACGACATGCTCGTCGGCCGCATCCTGCGCGCCGGCATTCCCCATGCGAAGATCCTCTCCATCGACACCAGCGCGGCGGAAGCGCTGCCCGGTGTCGCGGCAGTCGTCACCCACCGGGACGTGAAGGGCCTCAACGGCTTCGGCATCGTCGTGCAGGACCAGCCGGCCATGTGCCGCGACAAGGTACGCTATCGCGGCGACACGGTTGCAGCCGTCGCGGCAGTCGATGCCGAAACCGCCGAAAAGGCGCTCTCCCTGATCCGCGTCGATTACAAACCGCTGCCGCCGGTCGACGACATGGAAAAGGCGCTCGCCGCCGAGACCCCGCTGGTCCACGAACAGGGCAATCTCCAGCGCGAGCTCTTCTTCCATCGCGGCGACATCGAACAGGGCTTCGCCGCCGCCACCCACATCATCGAGGATACCTACGTCACCCCGCGCCAGATGCACGGCTTCATGGAAACCGAGGGCGGTTACGCCTTCGTGGAACCCGATGGCACGCTGAACGTCTTTGCCGGCGGCCAGCATGGCGGTCGCGACCGGCTGCAACTATCCCGCATCCTCGATCTTCCCGAGGAAAAGATCCGCGTCGTCACCTCTCCGACCGGCGGTGCCTTCGGCGGCAAGGACGAGCTTTCCATTCAGCCGGCGCTGGCGCTGCTCGCGTTGAAGGCCGGAAAGCCTGTCCGCCTCCAGCTTTCCCGCGCCGAATCTGTATTGGCGGGCCAGAAGCGCAATCCCATGACGATCCGCATGAGGACGGCCTGCGACGCCGATGGAATGCTGATCGCGCAGGAGGTCGAGGTGCTGGCCGATGCGGGCGCCTATGCCTCGCTCGGCCCCGGCGTGCTGGAAACCGCGATGGAACATGCGACCGGCCCTTATGAAGCCCCGCACATCTCCACCCATGGCCGCCTCGTCTACACCAATAACGGCAATTGCGGTGCCTTCCGCGGCTTCGGTGCCAACCAGATGACCTATGCCGTGGAATGCCAGATGGACCGGCTGGCGAAGCTCTGCGGCCTCTCGCCCTTCGAAATCCGCGCCCGCAACATGCGTGTGCCGGGCACCCCCGGCTATCTCGGTCAGGAAGTGTCGAAATCCGAGCGCGTCGTCGAAATGCTCGCCGCCGCCCGAGCCTCCGATATCTGGACGAAACCGCAGGGCATCTCCGATGACGGCGAGTGGATCACCGGCACCGGCATGGCGATGAACTATCAGGGCAACGGCCTCGGCTCCGTCATCCCCGACCCTGCCGGCGGCCGCCTCGCGCTGACGAAGGACGGTTTCATCGAAGGAGCCTACGGCCTCGACGAGATGGGACAGGGCCTCCTCCCGCTCATTCAGGCCACCGTCTCGGCCGAACTCGGCTGCGCCCGCAACGACGTGAAGCCGCTGATCGGCGATACCCGGCTTGCACCCGAATCCGGCTCCACCACCGCGTCGCGCGGCACCTATGTCGTCTGGGCTTCGGCGAAGAAGGCCGCCCCCGAATTCTCGGCAAAGATCCGCGCCGCCGCCGGCGAGATCCTGGGCCGCGACCCCGAAACCCTCGCCTTCGCCCCCGGCGGCCTTGCCGAACGCGGCTCCAACAGCGGCGAGATCCTGATCTCCTACCGCGACCTTGCCGACAACATTCCCGAAGCGGACCTGCCGAGCGTCACCGTCGCTTACGAGTTTCCGAAGACCGACTATTCCGCCGCCAATGCCCGCTACATCTTCGCCTTCGGCGCAGCGCTCGCCCGCGTGGCGGTAAGCCGCGTCACCGGCGAAATCCGCGTGCTCGACCTGCACCAGCATTCCGCCGCCGGCCCGGTGATGGACCTTGCCGCCTATCTCGGCCAGCTCGAAGGCGGCGCGGTGCAGGGCCTCGGCTTCACGCTCACCGAGGATGCGCCGATGCGGGACTGTTTCTACCTCACCGCCAATCTCGATACCTACATGCTGCCCGGCATACAGGATGCGCCGAAGACCATGCGGATCTTTGCGCTGGAAGGCCTCGATCCCGGTGACGATCTCGGGCCTCGCGGCTCCGGCGAACTCGGCATCGGCGCGGTCACCCCGGCCATCGCCAACGCGGTCGCCGCCGCCATCGGCCACTGGCCGGTCACCACGCCCGTACCGCCCGCCTCCATCCTCGCGGTCCTGGAGTTGCCCGCATGACCATGACCGCCACTTTCACCCTCAACGGCAAGCCGGTCACGGTCGATTGCCAGCCGGAAACCCGTCTCGCCGATATCCTGCGCGACCGGCTGACGCTGACCGGCACCAAGATCGCCTGTTCCGTCGGCCGCTGCGGCGCCTGCACCGTGCTCGTCGGCGGCAAGGCCGTGAACGGCTGCCTCATCATGGCCTGGCAGATCGAGGACGCCGATATCGTCACCGTCGAAGGCCTCGATGCCCATCCGCTTGGCCCCGTCATCCGCGCCGGGCTGGAGGAGGAAAATGCCTTCCAGTGCGGCTATTGCGCACCGGGCTTTTCCATTGCCTTGACCGCTTTGCTCACGGAAAATCCCGATGCAGGCGAAGAGGAAATCCGGGCCGGACTGGAAGGCAATATCTGTCGTTGCACCGGCTATCACTCGATCATTCGCGGCGCGCTCAATGCCGCCCGCCGCATTCGCGAGCAGTCGCTCGCCATCGGAGACTGACATGACCATCACCATCAAGACGCCCGAACCCCGCAACGAAGGCGCGAGGGCCTTTCTCGCCCGCCGGCAAAAGCAGATCCTCATCGACGGCGTCTGGCGGGAGGCAGGCTCCGGCAAGCGCTTCGAAACCTTCGATCCGGCATCCGGCAGGCTGCTCGCCGAACTCGCCGAGGCAACCGCATCGGATGTCGATGAAGCCGTCGCCAGCGCCCGCGCCGCGCTGACCTCGAAGGAATGGAAAGGCATGACGCCATCGGCGCGCGGCAAGCTTCTGTGGAAGATCGCCGAACTGATCGACGCCCATGTCGAGGAACTGGCCGAACTGGAAACGCTCGATCAGGGCAAGAGCTTCAAGACCGGCCGCTTCGGGGAAATCCCCGCATCCGCTGAACAGTTCCGCTATTTCGCCGGCTTCTGCACCAAGATCCTCGGCACGACGATCCCGACGTCGATCGCCTACCAGCCGGAAGGCAGGGAGATCTTCGCCTACACCACGCGCGAACCGGTCGGCGTCGTCGCCGCGATCACGCCGTGGAACTCGCCCATGCTGATGGCGGCGATGAAGCTCGCGCCGGCGCTGGCTGCCGGCTGCACCGTCGTTCTGAAACCTGCGGAGGAAACCTCGCTCACCGCCATCCGCCTCGTCGAACTGATGCTGGAGGCAGGCCTCCCGAAGGGCGTCGTCAACCTCGTCACCGGTTTCGGCGAGGTCGTCGGCGCGGCCCTCACCGCCCATCCCGATGTCGACAAGGTCGCCTTCACTGGCTCGACCGAGGTCGGCAAGCTGATCGTGTCAGCCGCACAGGGAAACCTGAAGAAACTGACGCTCGAACTCGGCGGCAAGTCGCCTGCCATCGTCATGCCGGATGCCGACATGGCGCTCGCCATCCCCGGCGTCGCCCGCGGCATCTTCTCCAATTCCGGACAGGTCTGCGTCGCCGGCTCCCGTGTCTATGCCCACCGTTCGGTCTATGACGAGGTGGTCGAAGGCCTGTCTAAGGCGGCCGCCGCCCTCACCCTTGGCCACGGCCTCGACGCCGGCACCGATCTTGGCCCGCTGGTCAACCGCAAGCAGGCCGACCGCGTGGCGGGCTTCATCGCGGAAGGCAGGTCGGAAGGCGTGGAGATCACCTCCGGCGGCAATCAGACGGGCGAATTCGGCACCTTCTTCGAACCGACCGTCGTCACCTCGGTTCGCCCCGACATGCGCATGATGAGGGAAGAAATCTTCGGCCCCGTCGTCGCCGTCACCCCCTTCGACGATCCGGAAGAGGCGATTACCTATGCCAATGACAGCCCCTACGGCCTTGCCGGCAGCGTGTGGACGCAGGATCTGTCCTCCGCCCACCGGCTCGCCGCCCGGGTGAAGGCCGGCACTATCTGGATCAACTGCCACTCCTATTTCTCGCCGGAACTGCCCAAAGGCGGCCACAAGCAATCCGGCTGGGGCTACGAAAACGGCGCCCCCGGCCTCGACAACTATCTGGAAATGAAAACCGTCTGCGCGGTGATCTGAGGATTTCGGGAAGCTGCCCGGTGTCTTTTCGCGCCATCCGGTTTCATTGCCCCTCTCCCCGCAAACGGGCGGGGGGCAGCCCGAAAGCCCAACCGGATAACGAATGTCACCGGTCCAGTAGGCATTAGAGCATAATCCGACCGGAGTGAAACGAGGATCGACAAGATTATGCTTCAAACAAAAGAATTTAGAGCGCCGATCTGATTCAATCAGATCGAACAGCGCTCTAAGCAGTTGCAACCATAGATTTCTTTATTCGGGGCAATCCATGCCTCAGGTTCGCCTGCGCACTGTAAGAAGCGGTCCCACAGGTCAGATGCGATTTACCTCGCATACGCAAGCGCATGAGTTGACTTCTCGAACCCTTGACAAAATGTGTAAAACTCGCATTTTACACAAAAAGGAGATTGGCAGTCATGGCTCAGGTTCTGAGAGTACCGGCAACCGAGTTCGCCCGCAAATTTACAACATACAGGGAACGGGTACAGTCGGCAGGTGTCATTGAGGTCACAGCTCATGACCGCACGATTGGAGGCTTCCTGTCTGCCACCGAACTCAATCACTATCATGACATGAAAAAGCGTGAACGCCAGGTAATCCGTGTCAGCGAAATGGATGACGAAACCATGGCGTTGATTATGAACTCTGAATACGGCAAAGTCTCCGAGTGAGTTACCCGACTCCGGTCGCAGGCCTCGTCATTCGGTACAACTACTTATGGCACAAGGAAAAAAGCGAAGGATTTTCCTTGGGAAGCAAGGATAGGCCTTGTGCTATTGTCGTCTACCATTCCCGCACCAGCGATACGATCGTTGTGCCGATCACGCACTCTCCACCCGAACTTGGCGAAGAAGACCTCTCGATTGAGGTTCCGGCAGAACTGTCTAGCCAGCTCGGCTTGGACGATGATGCCAACTGGATTCGAGTGAGCGAGGTCAATAGATTCGAGTGGCCCGGTATCCATCTTAGGGCGCTGCCGTCGGATCCGAACCGTTATGATTATGGAATGGTCCCGCCTGAACTCTTCGAACGGATCAAAGCCAAACTCTATGAGACCATGAAGACCGGCCGGGTGGCCTTGGCTAAACGCTAGTTGACGTGTAGCGTGCATGGCGTGCTTGCGCCGCACCACCCGTCTCCGACTTTCGGCCGGGATGATCGCCCCGGCCGGATCATGCTAAGCCTTTGAGCGAACGCCGTTCGGGAGAAACGGCGGAATGCGG
The window above is part of the Rhizobium sp. ACO-34A genome. Proteins encoded here:
- a CDS encoding LysR family transcriptional regulator is translated as MDPYRLGLVATRIHYFQLVARLGSIRQAALALNVAPSSVSRILRQLEEELGTPLFERVRQRLKLTSAGELLLYHARISLSELNRACNEINDLHGLHRGTVSVAIVESVARGLMPSALEAFWNRHPAITVDIKVMGSQQAANAVSDGECDLAVVFDIRVPRTVRRIATASLPLGVLALPGGEMAKRTELKLFDLANERVILSDSSLTLGSSVEEAFNRSLVDLSRRSRTNSIGLMVDLAKRNLGRVLQTRVGVEQELSEGTLKFVPLVDSRLPPRKLMLLSRSEKEMSDAASALGKLLEQAIDRMVHAPAPTPAS
- a CDS encoding cytosine deaminase yields the protein MTSSGMILAGDYLLTMDDENSVITKGAVAIEDGRILAVGPLDEISAAYPAFALKRLENTVLMPGLINAHAHSGFLRGTAEHMAVWDWLTMHINPMHRMLQPREAEAASFLCYAESALAGTTTVVDMWRYMDGSARAAEAIGTRLVAVPYVGEHPDYDYFDTLDMNEAMIEKWHRKANGRINVWVGLEHLFYADKDGQSRAIEMANRHNTGFHTHCSEAEIEVAEFIERYGKRPMFALKDLGFFETPRTMLAHAVWLDPSEVELIARHRVSIAHNPVSNMKLASGIAPIADMLALGVPVGLGTDGEKENNNFDMFEEMKTASLLGKLRHRDAAAMDSWQCLRMATILGAKAIGLDHEIGSLEAGKRADIIAVRTDTPRMTPLFGEGPYFNLQHNLVHAVRGGDVSMTMVDGQIIVEDGELETADIHTIIGDIHKLAPGHFARRAEWLAENQGGTMQWTKKEGAAA
- a CDS encoding aldehyde oxidase encodes the protein MRILTPASPEQALSLAASHPGTFRFVAGGTALQLEWAKGLPKPEAMINLSRLPGMSGIETSPQGIRIGALASLNNLIAAPAIASGLPLLHAALKVVAGPSVRNLATIGGNIAGRTGCLLPALLTLDAGLEIATPSGPAILSLEDWLARPADPLAFLAAVHIAPQDAADRHVFRKTGLRAAFTPSVINAAARLTVANGVVSQARLAVGGGVVPPARLKTAETLLSGQPLAHIDWTALHACLLDTIIAPDDDFRTGAYRRRVAANAIVHGLGGRLPGRSLFPAARPLEPAEGLADETELSHALEPARWHVRPDARPKIRGEMAYLTDRREDDMLVGRILRAGIPHAKILSIDTSAAEALPGVAAVVTHRDVKGLNGFGIVVQDQPAMCRDKVRYRGDTVAAVAAVDAETAEKALSLIRVDYKPLPPVDDMEKALAAETPLVHEQGNLQRELFFHRGDIEQGFAAATHIIEDTYVTPRQMHGFMETEGGYAFVEPDGTLNVFAGGQHGGRDRLQLSRILDLPEEKIRVVTSPTGGAFGGKDELSIQPALALLALKAGKPVRLQLSRAESVLAGQKRNPMTIRMRTACDADGMLIAQEVEVLADAGAYASLGPGVLETAMEHATGPYEAPHISTHGRLVYTNNGNCGAFRGFGANQMTYAVECQMDRLAKLCGLSPFEIRARNMRVPGTPGYLGQEVSKSERVVEMLAAARASDIWTKPQGISDDGEWITGTGMAMNYQGNGLGSVIPDPAGGRLALTKDGFIEGAYGLDEMGQGLLPLIQATVSAELGCARNDVKPLIGDTRLAPESGSTTASRGTYVVWASAKKAAPEFSAKIRAAAGEILGRDPETLAFAPGGLAERGSNSGEILISYRDLADNIPEADLPSVTVAYEFPKTDYSAANARYIFAFGAALARVAVSRVTGEIRVLDLHQHSAAGPVMDLAAYLGQLEGGAVQGLGFTLTEDAPMRDCFYLTANLDTYMLPGIQDAPKTMRIFALEGLDPGDDLGPRGSGELGIGAVTPAIANAVAAAIGHWPVTTPVPPASILAVLELPA
- a CDS encoding thiamine pyrophosphate-binding protein, producing the protein MKRFDCMKLLAERLKDELVILSLGASVDEWYNAAPHMRAASLFQQQLGCVTPQAFGLAAGLPHRRIVSLDTDGGMMFNLGILATLGNEQPKNLFVVVWDNECYQSIGGPPTHTAFGRVDIAAIARGAGVDNAYTARTLEEFEAHCEAGLKADVPYIVVAKVAGTVQPDIKRKHSDGREDKYIFVRHVEATEGIVIMGPSEHN
- a CDS encoding (2Fe-2S)-binding protein, producing MTATFTLNGKPVTVDCQPETRLADILRDRLTLTGTKIACSVGRCGACTVLVGGKAVNGCLIMAWQIEDADIVTVEGLDAHPLGPVIRAGLEEENAFQCGYCAPGFSIALTALLTENPDAGEEEIRAGLEGNICRCTGYHSIIRGALNAARRIREQSLAIGD
- a CDS encoding (2Fe-2S)-binding protein — protein: MKTTDQVALNDWYAIATASELTAQPVTTRLLGQDIEYRIAESGSPLVREILDDGARGPALPVQVRYGCLFTSLGTPVKDIVHIEEAEEEDRRFVPCGWVTMRASGLRVVENFLDMAHFPFVHTDILGSEPHTEVPTYQSEIRREVDEVWATNCTFFQPRIAATEDKGDFVHLTYRVPSPFVVMLYRVCPTSPNRLDAIALFIQPMEEGLCRAQPVMYLVDSTSSHKALLNFEQVIFLQDRIIVENQRPLLLPLEPRAEIPTRADSSSIAYRRWLKEKGVRFGTTAGAA
- a CDS encoding betaine-aldehyde dehydrogenase, translated to MTITIKTPEPRNEGARAFLARRQKQILIDGVWREAGSGKRFETFDPASGRLLAELAEATASDVDEAVASARAALTSKEWKGMTPSARGKLLWKIAELIDAHVEELAELETLDQGKSFKTGRFGEIPASAEQFRYFAGFCTKILGTTIPTSIAYQPEGREIFAYTTREPVGVVAAITPWNSPMLMAAMKLAPALAAGCTVVLKPAEETSLTAIRLVELMLEAGLPKGVVNLVTGFGEVVGAALTAHPDVDKVAFTGSTEVGKLIVSAAQGNLKKLTLELGGKSPAIVMPDADMALAIPGVARGIFSNSGQVCVAGSRVYAHRSVYDEVVEGLSKAAAALTLGHGLDAGTDLGPLVNRKQADRVAGFIAEGRSEGVEITSGGNQTGEFGTFFEPTVVTSVRPDMRMMREEIFGPVVAVTPFDDPEEAITYANDSPYGLAGSVWTQDLSSAHRLAARVKAGTIWINCHSYFSPELPKGGHKQSGWGYENGAPGLDNYLEMKTVCAVI